A genomic stretch from Petrimonas mucosa includes:
- a CDS encoding RloB family protein, translating into MGRTVTKSIAIIGEGETEWFYFDSLRIACRYPFKVAPDFPQHSDIKHILKLVKSYLNKQYDYIVCLFDMDRLFQFPSEMQLYQRAKKEYSKKKYAGKVMFIETNPCTEFWFLLHFLPNVACRRYESYDQLLPELQKYMPGYEKTKRYFIRTNLYKYLTENGDLERAMSNSEKLSQLCKESPEDLKAYSEIYKVIKLLNNLII; encoded by the coding sequence ATGGGGCGGACAGTAACAAAAAGTATCGCCATCATAGGCGAGGGAGAAACGGAATGGTTTTATTTCGATTCTCTGAGGATTGCGTGTCGCTATCCTTTCAAAGTTGCGCCTGACTTTCCGCAGCACAGTGACATAAAACATATTCTGAAATTAGTAAAGTCCTATCTTAACAAGCAGTATGATTATATCGTTTGCCTGTTTGATATGGACAGACTATTTCAGTTTCCATCCGAAATGCAACTGTACCAACGAGCAAAGAAAGAGTATAGCAAGAAGAAATATGCCGGAAAGGTGATGTTTATAGAAACGAATCCTTGCACGGAATTTTGGTTTCTGCTCCACTTCTTGCCTAATGTGGCCTGTCGGCGATATGAAAGTTACGACCAACTGCTTCCCGAATTGCAGAAATATATGCCGGGGTATGAAAAGACAAAACGGTATTTCATACGCACCAACCTCTATAAATACCTGACAGAGAATGGCGATTTGGAACGGGCAATGTCAAATTCAGAAAAATTGAGTCAACTCTGCAAGGAATCGCCAGAGGATTTGAAGGCATATTCGGAGATTTATAAAGTGATAAAATTATTGAATAATTTGATAATATAA
- a CDS encoding AAA family ATPase has translation MIAEFSIENFFSIKSTQKISFEPSADTFMSDEYSYEVKDGVRLLKVGIIYGANASGKTNILNAIEFFKMLVLRMPKDRTEKTGVVPFMLDDTSRNEKTKMSMVFYINQSKYILSFELDAKHIYSETLIVYDSIRPTKLYNRSYDAATDSSTIDFGVNLKMTKKSQDVISGNTINNCSVLAAFGKSNVERTRLNDVYDYFAKQVKDVLAPGMLLSGYVKSRLDKDEAGDLKKFILNFLKASDFNIEDVVLHEEEELITPELEQLIQNAPIDKDAKAEMLRKGKITNTELTFKHKAGDKVYDLSEEYESNGTMRFLGMAVILNFLLKTNRFVPIDEVETSIHYELLAYFLKVFLANSNGTSQMLLTTHDINLLNEDFIRRDTIWFTDKDEFGETKIVRLSSLGLHKNLSPYNAYKQGKLVKLPFLGSQYINLND, from the coding sequence ATGATAGCAGAGTTCAGCATTGAGAATTTTTTCTCCATTAAATCAACTCAGAAAATCAGTTTTGAGCCATCGGCAGATACTTTTATGTCTGATGAATATTCGTATGAAGTTAAGGACGGGGTAAGATTGCTGAAAGTGGGAATCATCTACGGTGCCAACGCTTCCGGTAAAACGAATATATTAAATGCCATCGAATTTTTCAAGATGCTGGTTTTGAGAATGCCTAAAGACAGGACTGAGAAAACCGGGGTTGTCCCTTTCATGTTGGATGACACTTCAAGAAACGAAAAGACAAAGATGTCAATGGTGTTCTATATCAATCAGTCAAAGTACATCCTTAGTTTTGAATTGGATGCAAAGCATATCTATTCCGAGACATTGATTGTTTATGATTCCATTCGCCCGACCAAGCTGTATAACCGAAGTTATGATGCTGCGACAGATTCCTCGACTATCGACTTTGGCGTAAATCTGAAAATGACAAAGAAAAGCCAGGATGTAATTTCCGGCAACACTATCAATAATTGCAGTGTGCTTGCCGCATTTGGTAAAAGCAACGTAGAACGGACAAGGCTGAATGATGTGTACGATTATTTTGCCAAGCAGGTAAAAGATGTACTGGCACCCGGTATGTTGCTTTCGGGATATGTCAAATCACGATTGGATAAAGACGAGGCAGGAGATTTGAAGAAATTCATTTTAAATTTCCTGAAAGCGTCCGATTTCAATATAGAAGATGTGGTATTACATGAAGAGGAAGAGCTGATTACCCCTGAATTGGAACAACTGATTCAGAATGCCCCTATTGATAAAGATGCAAAGGCTGAAATGCTTAGAAAGGGGAAAATTACAAATACGGAACTGACCTTCAAGCATAAGGCGGGCGATAAAGTATATGATTTGTCGGAAGAATACGAGTCCAATGGCACCATGAGGTTCTTGGGAATGGCGGTGATACTGAATTTCCTGTTAAAGACCAATCGGTTTGTACCCATTGATGAAGTGGAGACAAGTATTCATTATGAACTGTTGGCTTATTTCCTGAAAGTCTTTCTGGCAAACAGTAACGGAACATCCCAAATGCTCCTTACCACACACGACATCAATCTTCTCAACGAGGATTTCATTCGCCGTGATACGATATGGTTCACCGACAAAGACGAATTTGGCGAAACTAAAATAGTACGCCTGTCTTCTTTGGGACTGCATAAGAATCTTTCCCCATACAATGCTTACAAGCAGGGAAAATTGGTAAAGTTGCCGTTCTTGGGTAGCCAGTATATCAACCTAAATGACTAA